A single Deinococcus betulae DNA region contains:
- a CDS encoding SWIM zinc finger family protein — protein MTVFLSKQAALDHVGAQEWRKGQAYVERLTGLSAQADGPLTLLRAAAQGQERYMVWVTVAGQQVQEARCTCYVGASGHCKHVAALLARAVDDPNSFLLLPPLDEALGAMTAEGLRELVRQMLRREPDLMRLLLAQPTGQSGSGLAERFRAAFALLEYDPEQDWEGEGPDTSDLWPLADELTALSQASGTDAQELLNAANALIDGAAEKQDEEYGVELGDLAAPARAALLRLLARPLEESLRAAALEALQDSVAEFGWSEAPEQVELFAALPDEDRALTTGFLHGLMEASSLYRQRDLAAALSALSDPGSLSPDEDISLARAAGDPGRLAEVLLRHGRREEAVEALTAGPRPAAPQEVEAAFSAHDLLPELERYAQQHLRVYGARAWLYGRYHGTGRLSEAHALALDGALHGAGHHPHFTTQLLPHDLDWLATLKAVSPAWPADRETLITHWAKHPATLRRLVVFLLDERLPERALKEVQGRTQDVVKVLGPELALRLALELSAEQATPLILQAVTAHIAGRARPHYRAAAEALQAAAPLIGREEACSAARLFVQEYPKLRALKEEMQRAGLL, from the coding sequence GTGACGGTCTTCTTGTCAAAGCAGGCGGCTCTGGACCATGTTGGCGCGCAGGAATGGCGCAAGGGCCAGGCTTACGTCGAGCGGCTCACGGGCCTGAGCGCCCAGGCCGATGGCCCTCTGACGCTGCTGCGCGCCGCCGCCCAGGGTCAGGAGCGGTATATGGTCTGGGTCACTGTGGCAGGCCAGCAGGTGCAGGAGGCGCGCTGCACCTGTTACGTCGGGGCCAGTGGTCACTGCAAGCATGTGGCGGCGCTGCTGGCGCGGGCGGTGGATGATCCGAATAGCTTTTTGCTGCTCCCCCCGCTTGACGAGGCCCTCGGGGCCATGACCGCTGAGGGGCTGAGGGAGCTGGTCCGTCAGATGCTGCGCCGCGAGCCAGACCTCATGCGGCTGCTGCTGGCGCAGCCGACCGGGCAGAGCGGGTCAGGCCTGGCGGAGCGTTTTCGTGCCGCTTTCGCCCTGCTGGAGTACGACCCAGAGCAGGACTGGGAAGGCGAGGGGCCAGACACCAGTGACCTCTGGCCGCTGGCCGACGAATTGACTGCCTTAAGCCAAGCCTCCGGTACAGATGCTCAGGAGCTGCTGAACGCGGCGAACGCGCTCATAGACGGCGCGGCCGAGAAACAGGACGAGGAGTACGGTGTGGAACTGGGTGACCTGGCTGCGCCGGCCCGCGCCGCCCTGCTGCGCTTACTGGCCCGCCCGCTGGAGGAGTCTCTGCGCGCCGCTGCTCTGGAAGCCCTTCAGGACTCGGTGGCCGAATTTGGTTGGAGTGAGGCGCCGGAACAGGTGGAGCTCTTCGCAGCACTGCCGGACGAAGACCGCGCTCTGACCACGGGCTTTCTGCACGGCTTGATGGAAGCGTCCAGTCTCTACCGGCAGCGTGACCTGGCCGCTGCTCTATCCGCCCTGAGTGACCCGGGCAGCCTCAGCCCCGACGAAGACATTAGCCTGGCCCGTGCGGCAGGTGATCCAGGCCGCCTCGCCGAGGTCTTGCTGCGCCACGGCCGCCGTGAGGAAGCGGTGGAGGCGCTGACGGCGGGCCCCCGCCCTGCAGCGCCGCAGGAGGTTGAGGCCGCCTTCAGCGCGCACGACCTCCTGCCCGAACTGGAACGCTACGCCCAGCAGCATCTGCGTGTATACGGTGCGCGGGCCTGGCTGTACGGGCGTTATCACGGCACTGGCCGCCTGAGTGAAGCGCACGCGCTGGCGCTTGATGGGGCCCTACACGGTGCTGGTCACCATCCCCACTTCACTACCCAGTTGCTGCCGCACGACCTGGACTGGCTGGCCACCCTAAAGGCGGTCAGCCCAGCCTGGCCGGCCGACCGAGAGACGCTGATCACGCACTGGGCAAAGCACCCCGCCACCCTGCGCCGCCTCGTTGTCTTCCTGCTGGATGAACGTTTGCCCGAAAGGGCGCTCAAAGAAGTGCAGGGCCGTACACAGGACGTGGTGAAGGTCTTAGGCCCTGAGCTGGCGCTTCGGCTGGCCCTAGAGCTGAGTGCTGAGCAGGCCACCCCTCTCATTCTTCAGGCAGTGACGGCCCATATCGCTGGGCGGGCCCGCCCACATTACCGGGCGGCGGCCGAGGCGCTTCAGGCTGCTGCGCCCCTGATCGGCCGGGAAGAAGCCTGCTCCGCTGCCCGGCTGTTTGTGCAGGAATATCCCAAGCTGCGGGCGCTGAAAGAAGAGATGCAGCGGGCGGGCCTCCTCTGA